A single window of Nicotiana tomentosiformis chromosome 1, ASM39032v3, whole genome shotgun sequence DNA harbors:
- the LOC117275419 gene encoding uncharacterized protein yields the protein MEHTTIDVDKEGLICLACRGNWGFFVEDNLSQCFTWNFKSHAKIQLPPIPNFQYLPKNLLKCVLMRSTTHNTQRLHTSQKRRKNQRLNEYLCNVFVFLKEELYFLVCRSPSYTHWETIKFEKNWTNGGLCDAAHFHNGKSLIFTLSRNGKLGVIEDLPKVRMRAPTSPSLSKAPTDGNAMYRRRQLVPYKNQLFLVQQRLGSPTVMEVWNVDFKTEQFKRMFNLDDILIFLSRGYSSVGRARVQGNCVYFTEYDYHKDKFELYVFDFKDQSIFLSPQDNLRVRTPHNSIPSLLLAISNKQHNAGDKQENELTHVNCAHNAKEQIVQPNICTQLSLDLQRKISLYLFTEDAHSYKNFRSVCKLWRSLAPCLRWKVDTTRSSGSVQDCVWLLTINQEDGLCTLYNPFTNLTCYMNNSDLVGCEIRYSKDGLLLVSKGPRSLFFLEPFTKQIIQLPQRIEDYCSETMSFSVSPCDCSDWIIFGIVCVDEDQVRISYLRAGDDSWTSLTMDNEIPFLLSCSSPVYFGREFCVIGENGGDVGVFGFFEDGNCYWRIQQTAHLYKPRLGAGICRHFLVQSEQNVLYSVIVGGQTQQLVRVYELNFLQNTVKLVKEFKTWLLFISEASSLLMRSTKLGLDDAVLFPNFSSKDDFIHYSLDDATFKAGKDEFNDICHRKELLGRVWIYNKYLIPVLNETDYQVHFSF from the exons ATGGAGCACACAACAATCGATGTTGACAAGGAAGGTTTAATCTGCCTAGCTTGTCGGGGCAACTGGGGTTTCTTTGTTGAAGATAATCTATCGCAATGTTTCACTTGGAACTTCAAATCCCACGCCAAGATTCAGCTCCCTCCAATTCCCAACTTCCAATACTTGCCAAAAAATTTGTTGAAGTGTGTTCTCATGCGTTCCACTACTCATAATACGCAGCGCTTGCACACTAGtcagaaaagaagaaagaatcaGCGATTGAACGAATACCTCTGCAACGTTTTTGTATTTTTGAAGGAAGAGTTATATTTCCTAGTTTGTCGTTCTCCTTCCTACACCCACTGGGAAACCATAAAATTCGAAAAGAATTGGACCAATGGTGGATTGTGTGATGCTGCCCACTTCCATAATGGTAAGTCGTTAATATTCACTCTATCTAGGAATGGCAAACTAGGTGTCATAGAAGATCTCCCAAAAGTAAGAATGCGTGCCCCGACTTCTCCATCTTTATCTAAGGCACCAACCGATGGCAATGCTATGTATAGGAGGAGACAACTGGTCCCTTACAAGAACCAATTGTTTCTGGTTCAACAAAGACTCGGGTCACCTACAGTCATGGAGGTTTGGAATGTGGACTTTAAGACGGAACAGTTCAAGAGAATGTTCAACTTGGACGACATTTTAATCTTTTTAAGTAGAGGATATTCCTCTGTAGGACGCGCACGTGTTCAAGGAAACTGCGTCTATTTTACAGAATATGATTATCATAAGGACAAATTTGAATTATATGTCTTCGATTTTAAAGATCAAAGCATATTCTTGTCACCCCAAGACAATCTCCGTGTCCGTACCCCTCATAATTCAATTCCTTCATTGTT GCTGGCGATATCGAACAAACAACATAATGCTGGAGACAAGCAGGAAAATGAGTTAACTCATGTCAACTGCGCCCACAATGCTAAGGAGCAAATTGTTCAGCCCAACATCTGTACCCAACTTTCTTTAGACCTTCAAAGAAAAATTTCCCTATATTTGTTTACTGAAGACGCGCACTCCTACAAGAATTTTCGTAGTGTGTGTAAATTATGGAGATCACTTGCTCCTTGCTTGCGTTGGAAGGTTGATACAACTCGCTCTTCTGGATCCGTTCAAGATTGTGTTTGGCTTCTGACTATAAACCAAGAAGATGGCTTGTGCACATTATATAATCCGTTTACAAACTTGACTTGTTATATGAACAATAGTGACTTGGTAGGATGTGAAATCCGTTACTCAAAAGATGGATTGCTTCTTGTTTCTAAAGGTCCAAGATCTCTCTTCTTCCTTGAGCCTTTCACCAAACAAATAATACAGCTTCCACAGCGAATAGAAGATTATTGTTCCGAAACTATGTCATTCTCAGTTTCTCCATGTGATTGTTCAGACTGGATAATCTTTGGTATAGTCTGTGTAGACGAGGATCAAGTTAGGATTTCATATTTGAGAGCAGGGGATGACAGTTGGACTAGTTTGACAATGGACAATGAGATACCTTTCTTACTTTCATGTTCGAGTCCTGTCTACTTTGGTCGAGAATTTTGTGTCATAGGCGAGAATGGTGGCGATGTGGGTGTATTTGGTTTCTTCGAAGACGGGAATTGCTACTGGCGGATCCAACAGACAGCTCATCTATATAAACCCCGCCTTGGTGCTGGCATTTGCCGTCATTTTTTGGTTCAAAGTGAGCAAAATGTTCTTTACTCAGTAATAGTTGGTGGTCAGACACAACAACTAGTTCGTGTTTATGAACTGAACTTTCTGCAAAATACGGTTAAGTTAGTAAAAGAATTCAAAACATGGCTTCTGTTCATCAGTGAAGCCTCATCTCTTCTTATGCGTAGCACAAAATTAGGCTTAGACGACGCTGTTCTGTTTCCCAACTTCAGCAGCAAAGATGATTTCATTCACTACTCTTTGGATGATGCCACGTTCAAAGCAGGGAAAGACGAGTTCAACGATATTTGTCACAGGAAAGAACTTTTAGGCCGCGTATggatttacaataaatatttgaTTCCTGTTTTGAACGAAACTGACTATCAAGTACATTTTTCATTTTAA